In Sphingobacterium thalpophilum, a genomic segment contains:
- the nadD gene encoding nicotinate (nicotinamide) nucleotide adenylyltransferase — MRKIGLYFGSFNPVHIGHLIIANYMASFTELDEVWFVVSPQNPFKKKSTLADPYDRLEMLNLALEGAEHLRVTDIEFHLPIPSYTIDTLTHLKAKYPNREFVLLMGEDSLESLEKWKNADIILRDYQIYVYPRPGYDGGKLKDHPSITITATPLMELSSTFLRKAIKENKNIQFFVPQRVIEFIDKKGLYS, encoded by the coding sequence ATGCGAAAAATTGGTTTATATTTTGGTTCTTTTAATCCGGTGCACATAGGGCACCTGATCATCGCTAATTATATGGCCAGTTTCACGGAATTGGATGAAGTTTGGTTTGTGGTCTCTCCTCAAAATCCATTTAAGAAGAAATCTACATTGGCAGATCCCTATGATCGTCTGGAGATGTTAAATCTGGCTTTGGAGGGTGCTGAACACCTGCGGGTAACAGATATTGAATTCCATTTACCAATACCGTCATATACGATAGATACACTCACCCATTTAAAAGCAAAATATCCCAATCGTGAATTTGTGCTCCTCATGGGAGAAGATAGTTTGGAATCTTTGGAAAAATGGAAAAATGCGGATATTATCTTACGTGACTACCAGATTTATGTCTATCCACGTCCTGGATATGATGGTGGAAAGCTTAAGGATCATCCTTCAATCACCATTACAGCTACACCATTGATGGAATTGTCTTCTACCTTTTTGCGAAAGGCAATCAAGGAAAATAAAAATATTCAATTTTTTGTACCGCAAAGGGTGATAGAGTTTATCGATAAGAAAGGTTTATACTCTTGA
- the gmk gene encoding guanylate kinase, with the protein MSGKLIIFSAPSGAGKTTIVRDLLSKHGDKIEFSISASTRDPRGQEVDGKDYYFMSKEEFLHKVAKQEFIEFEEVYSGTFYGTLRSEIERIWKEGKHVIFDIDVVGGLRLKSKFPEQAISIFVQPPSLEVLKERLTGRGTDSEEKLKERFAKAELELTYANKFDVILNNFDLATACAEAEKIVMGFINK; encoded by the coding sequence ATGAGCGGTAAATTAATTATATTCTCGGCTCCATCGGGAGCGGGTAAAACAACCATAGTAAGAGATCTTTTAAGTAAACATGGCGATAAAATAGAGTTTTCCATTTCAGCGAGTACCCGTGACCCCAGGGGACAGGAAGTAGACGGAAAAGATTATTATTTTATGTCAAAGGAGGAGTTCCTACATAAGGTGGCTAAACAGGAGTTCATCGAGTTTGAAGAAGTATATTCAGGAACATTTTACGGTACTTTGCGTTCAGAAATTGAACGTATTTGGAAAGAAGGTAAACATGTTATATTTGATATCGATGTGGTTGGTGGACTACGTTTGAAATCTAAATTTCCAGAACAGGCAATTTCTATTTTCGTACAACCGCCTTCACTTGAGGTGCTCAAGGAACGTTTGACAGGACGAGGAACGGACTCGGAAGAAAAATTGAAAGAACGTTTTGCCAAAGCTGAATTGGAACTTACCTATGCCAATAAATTTGATGTCATATTGAATAACTTTGATTTAGCTACTGCATGTGCCGAAGCTGAAAAAATTGTTATGGGATTTATCAATAAATAA
- a CDS encoding YicC/YloC family endoribonuclease → MIKSMTGYGTASADNGKVKYSVEIKSLNSKFLELNLRLPKVVSDKELTLRTESSKLIERGKVNMNVTVEYTDQTAKASSINADLLKKYYSQLQQIAVELNDTNVNLFELALNMPEVITNNDDSVDDEESKVLMDAFYDAVKRFNTFREDEGNVLAGDLKKRAELILTYLGEVEGLEVERIPLIRQRIEQFLNDTVGKENVDQNRFEQELVYYIDKLDVTEEKVRLRAHCNYFLKAFDSADSNGKKLGFISQEMGREINTLGSKANHAGIQQIVVKMKEELEKIKEQLLNVL, encoded by the coding sequence ATGATAAAATCCATGACAGGATATGGCACAGCTTCCGCTGATAACGGTAAAGTTAAATATAGTGTCGAAATAAAGTCCTTAAATTCAAAATTCCTTGAATTAAATCTTCGTTTGCCCAAAGTTGTTTCGGACAAAGAATTGACCCTGCGTACTGAAAGTAGCAAACTTATTGAACGTGGTAAAGTTAACATGAATGTAACGGTTGAATACACGGATCAAACTGCGAAGGCGTCTTCCATTAATGCTGATTTACTCAAAAAATATTATAGTCAATTGCAGCAGATTGCTGTCGAACTCAACGATACGAATGTCAACCTGTTTGAACTCGCATTAAATATGCCTGAGGTAATCACAAACAATGATGATTCGGTTGATGATGAAGAGTCTAAAGTATTGATGGATGCTTTTTATGATGCCGTCAAACGTTTTAATACATTTCGTGAAGATGAGGGAAATGTACTTGCTGGAGACTTAAAAAAGCGTGCAGAGCTTATTTTGACTTACCTTGGAGAAGTAGAGGGCTTGGAAGTAGAACGTATACCTTTGATCAGACAACGTATCGAGCAGTTTTTAAATGATACGGTCGGTAAAGAAAATGTCGATCAAAATCGATTTGAGCAGGAACTGGTTTACTACATTGACAAATTAGATGTGACTGAGGAGAAAGTAAGATTGCGTGCTCATTGCAACTACTTTTTAAAGGCGTTTGATTCAGCCGATTCAAATGGTAAAAAATTAGGTTTTATTTCACAAGAAATGGGTAGAGAAATCAATACCCTTGGTTCTAAAGCCAATCATGCCGGAATCCAACAGATTGTGGTTAAAATGAAAGAAGAATTAGAAAAAATAAAAGAGCAATTGCTCAACGTATTATAA
- a CDS encoding CAP domain-containing protein, giving the protein MNYLILAFTLLFTQSIFAQRVVVDHGQAIEAYELLNKIRTNPEKYKKELKLFNLQKIKRTKLNWNKQLAEVAVYRAKDMAKRSYFDHVSPEGYGPNYFIDEAGYQLNPAWLSKRNANNFESIAANRSSATAGIKALIIGKEAPGYYHRTHLLGMDQWNASLYDIGIGYVECKGAKPYESYLVVIIAKHDW; this is encoded by the coding sequence ATGAACTATTTGATTTTAGCATTTACCCTGCTTTTTACACAGTCTATTTTTGCCCAACGTGTGGTTGTTGATCATGGTCAAGCCATCGAGGCTTATGAACTATTGAACAAAATTCGTACAAATCCCGAAAAGTATAAGAAGGAGCTGAAGCTTTTTAATCTACAGAAGATTAAACGAACCAAGCTCAATTGGAATAAACAGTTGGCCGAGGTTGCGGTTTATCGTGCAAAAGATATGGCTAAACGTTCTTATTTTGACCATGTTTCACCTGAGGGCTATGGACCTAATTATTTCATTGACGAGGCAGGATATCAGCTTAATCCGGCATGGCTGTCCAAACGAAATGCAAACAATTTTGAGTCCATTGCGGCCAACCGATCCAGTGCTACCGCTGGCATTAAGGCCTTGATTATCGGAAAGGAAGCTCCGGGTTATTATCATCGTACTCATTTATTGGGCATGGATCAGTGGAACGCTTCGCTATATGATATTGGGATTGGTTATGTTGAATGCAAAGGTGCCAAACCTTATGAAAGTTACTTAGTAGTTATCATCGCCAAACACGATTGGTAA
- a CDS encoding DedA family protein produces the protein MEIISQFIDFILHIDQHLLQLINSYENWTYLILFLIIFAETGLVFTPFLPGDSVLFALGAIIARPDCPLSLPLFMVILVFAAISGDFVNYEIGKYVGIRVFKPGSRIFKPTYLQKTQDFYAKHGTRTIIYARFVPIVRTFAPFVAGVGKMPYRIFGKYNLIGGILWVSLFMLAGYFFGQLPFFKHNFSLVILAVIFISLIPMLIQFLTTNRSKKD, from the coding sequence ATGGAAATCATTTCACAGTTTATTGATTTTATATTGCATATCGACCAGCATCTTTTGCAACTGATCAATAGTTATGAAAACTGGACTTATCTGATTTTGTTTTTAATCATCTTTGCGGAGACAGGACTTGTTTTTACCCCATTTCTTCCTGGTGATTCAGTTTTATTTGCCCTGGGTGCGATAATTGCCCGCCCCGATTGTCCGCTTTCTTTACCACTATTTATGGTCATCTTAGTTTTCGCCGCTATTTCTGGGGATTTCGTGAATTATGAAATTGGTAAATATGTTGGAATACGTGTTTTTAAGCCAGGATCAAGGATATTTAAGCCGACTTACCTGCAAAAAACACAGGATTTTTATGCGAAACATGGAACGAGGACCATTATTTATGCGCGATTTGTGCCCATTGTTAGAACTTTTGCGCCATTTGTAGCCGGTGTTGGTAAAATGCCGTACAGGATCTTTGGAAAATATAATTTAATTGGCGGTATATTATGGGTTTCATTGTTTATGCTTGCAGGTTATTTTTTTGGACAGCTGCCATTCTTTAAGCATAATTTCTCCCTTGTTATTCTGGCCGTTATCTTTATTAGCCTAATACCCATGCTTATACAGTTTCTGACTACAAATAGATCAAAAAAAGATTAA
- a CDS encoding DedA family protein: MELITHLIDFILHIDKHLVEIVNDYQTWTYLILFLIIFVETGVVVMPFLPGDSLLFAAGMLAAQPNDLNVWLMILILLVAAVSGDSLNYAIGKNFGMRLTKFKLFGKQVVKDEQIAKTHSFYEKYGSKTIVIARFVPIVRTLAPFVGGIGKMNYGTFITYNVVGAVLWVGGITLAGYFLGNIPIIRDNFSKVVLIIIFISILPIIFELIKEKIKTKKGIQ; the protein is encoded by the coding sequence TTGGAACTAATTACGCATCTTATAGACTTTATTCTCCATATTGATAAACATTTGGTTGAAATAGTCAATGATTATCAGACTTGGACGTACCTTATTCTGTTTCTTATTATTTTTGTAGAAACGGGAGTGGTTGTGATGCCTTTTTTACCTGGAGATTCTTTATTGTTCGCGGCGGGCATGCTAGCCGCACAACCAAATGATCTTAACGTATGGTTGATGATTCTCATTTTATTGGTAGCAGCGGTTTCTGGGGATTCCTTAAACTATGCTATTGGTAAGAATTTTGGTATGCGCCTAACGAAATTTAAGCTCTTTGGTAAGCAGGTAGTCAAAGATGAGCAAATTGCCAAGACTCATTCTTTTTATGAGAAATATGGCAGTAAAACAATCGTTATCGCTCGATTTGTACCTATCGTACGTACCTTGGCGCCTTTCGTTGGGGGGATTGGAAAGATGAATTATGGCACCTTCATTACGTATAATGTCGTAGGAGCTGTCTTGTGGGTGGGTGGTATAACCCTCGCAGGATACTTTTTAGGAAATATTCCGATTATCAGAGATAATTTCTCGAAGGTCGTATTGATCATTATTTTTATATCGATATTGCCAATAATCTTCGAGCTTATTAAAGAAAAGATAAAAACTAAAAAGGGAATCCAATAA
- the dnaN gene encoding DNA polymerase III subunit beta, producing the protein MRFIVSTSILLKQLQAINGASSTSTVLPILENFLFEIKDNNLTISATDLQTSMVTSLQIEAKEEGRVAMPSKILIETLKTLPDQPVAFSVDMNTLAIEISAGDGKYKLSGENADDFPKIPSIDNGSVIHMPAPILSEAISKTIFAVSNDELRPAMSGVLVQLAEKNVTFVSTDAHKLVRYSRTDIGAEKPASLILPKKALSLLKSSLPSDDVTVSIEYNQTNAFFSFGNINLICRLIDERYPDYAAVIPQVNPNKLTVDRLLFLNTLRRVVIFANKTTHQVRLKISGSELHISAEDLDFSNEAHERLSCQFEGDDMEIGFNAKFLVEMLNNLESEEVVLEMSTPNRAGLLIPAVSEDHEDILMLVMPVMLNNA; encoded by the coding sequence ATGAGATTCATTGTATCAACATCAATTTTATTAAAGCAGTTACAAGCTATCAATGGCGCATCCAGTACAAGTACTGTTTTGCCTATCTTGGAAAACTTTCTTTTTGAAATAAAAGACAATAACTTGACTATTTCTGCTACGGATCTGCAAACTAGTATGGTTACTTCCTTACAGATCGAAGCAAAAGAAGAGGGAAGAGTAGCCATGCCTTCGAAGATTTTGATCGAGACGTTAAAAACCTTACCAGATCAGCCAGTAGCATTTTCAGTAGATATGAATACCTTGGCTATTGAGATCAGTGCAGGTGATGGAAAATATAAATTGAGTGGAGAGAATGCCGACGATTTCCCTAAAATTCCTTCAATCGATAACGGGTCAGTTATTCATATGCCAGCTCCTATTTTGTCAGAAGCGATCAGTAAAACAATCTTTGCGGTCAGTAACGACGAATTGAGACCTGCAATGTCCGGTGTTTTGGTGCAATTAGCTGAAAAGAATGTGACTTTTGTCTCTACCGATGCGCACAAATTGGTGCGTTATTCGAGAACTGATATTGGTGCTGAGAAACCGGCATCACTTATTTTGCCGAAAAAGGCACTTTCATTGCTCAAATCGTCGCTACCATCCGATGATGTTACAGTATCGATAGAATATAATCAAACCAATGCGTTCTTTAGCTTTGGCAACATTAATTTGATCTGTCGTTTGATTGATGAACGTTACCCAGATTATGCTGCTGTAATCCCTCAAGTCAACCCTAACAAGTTAACTGTAGATCGATTATTGTTTTTAAATACCTTGAGACGGGTGGTGATTTTTGCTAATAAAACAACCCATCAGGTTCGTCTGAAGATCTCAGGAAGTGAATTGCATATCTCTGCAGAAGATTTAGATTTCTCTAATGAAGCGCATGAACGCTTATCCTGTCAATTTGAAGGGGATGATATGGAAATCGGTTTTAACGCCAAATTCCTCGTGGAGATGTTAAATAACTTAGAGAGTGAAGAAGTTGTTTTGGAGATGAGTACGCCAAATCGTGCCGGTTTATTGATTCCGGCCGTATCTGAAGATCATGAAGATATTTTGATGTTGGTGATGCCTGTTATGTTAAACAACGCTTAA
- a CDS encoding regulatory iron-sulfur-containing complex subunit RicT gives MGCGSCSSGGGCGTTTTNGTPAGCQNNGSCMTSGCNKLDVYDWLSDMDMPSNYKPFNIVEVRFKGSRKDFFINVDNTYLEMGEMVVVEPSTGGYDVGHVSLTGELVRLQLKKNNVTPETVTKKIYRKPNEMDVEKYNAAKDLEWETMHKARKLALDLGLSMKISDVDYQGDKTKATFYYTAEGRVDFRELIKKMAEAFRIRIEMRQIGMRQEASRLGGIGSCGRELCCSTWLTDFKTVSTSAARYQNLSLNTLKLAGQCGKLKCCLNYELDSYMDALKDIPNNIDRIETLKGVAYLQKTDIFKKMMWFSFPGAENWIAIPVQQVKEFVEMNKQGIKPEAISSAVDNDEVREEKNINYDYENVVGQDSLTRLDDRNKRKKKRKSKSNTVKPESKAGQKTEKSEQSTPRQSAKPQISTDAVAPSANKENKEGSNNRPKKRFNRHRNKNKGNNNNAAPKAE, from the coding sequence ATGGGATGTGGCAGTTGCTCATCCGGCGGAGGTTGCGGTACTACCACGACAAATGGTACACCAGCAGGATGTCAGAACAATGGCTCTTGCATGACTAGCGGATGTAATAAATTAGATGTATATGACTGGCTTTCCGATATGGATATGCCTTCAAACTATAAACCATTTAATATCGTCGAAGTACGATTCAAGGGATCACGAAAAGATTTCTTTATTAATGTAGACAATACCTACCTTGAAATGGGGGAAATGGTCGTTGTAGAACCCTCTACTGGTGGCTATGATGTCGGACATGTCTCCTTAACGGGTGAATTGGTCAGACTACAATTAAAAAAGAACAATGTTACCCCAGAAACGGTAACTAAAAAAATCTATCGGAAGCCCAATGAAATGGATGTAGAGAAGTATAATGCAGCAAAAGATCTCGAATGGGAAACGATGCACAAAGCACGTAAACTGGCTTTGGACCTGGGTTTGTCCATGAAGATTTCTGATGTTGACTACCAGGGTGATAAAACCAAAGCTACCTTCTACTACACTGCTGAGGGCCGCGTGGATTTCCGTGAGCTTATCAAAAAAATGGCTGAAGCTTTCAGAATACGCATTGAAATGCGCCAGATAGGTATGCGACAAGAAGCTAGCCGCCTCGGTGGAATCGGTTCCTGTGGCCGCGAACTCTGCTGTTCAACCTGGCTAACGGATTTCAAAACAGTATCCACGTCGGCCGCACGTTATCAAAATCTTTCTTTGAATACGTTAAAGCTAGCGGGACAATGCGGAAAATTAAAATGCTGTCTCAATTATGAATTAGATAGTTACATGGATGCTTTAAAAGACATCCCAAATAATATCGACCGCATCGAAACGCTAAAAGGAGTTGCTTATCTTCAAAAGACCGATATTTTCAAGAAAATGATGTGGTTCTCTTTTCCTGGAGCTGAAAATTGGATCGCCATTCCCGTTCAACAAGTCAAAGAGTTTGTCGAAATGAATAAGCAGGGGATCAAACCGGAAGCAATTTCGAGTGCAGTAGATAACGATGAAGTCAGAGAAGAGAAAAATATCAATTACGATTACGAAAATGTAGTCGGACAAGATAGCTTAACTCGACTTGATGACCGGAATAAAAGAAAGAAAAAAAGAAAATCCAAAAGCAATACTGTCAAACCTGAAAGTAAGGCTGGACAAAAAACTGAGAAGTCCGAACAAAGTACACCTAGACAAAGTGCTAAACCTCAGATTTCGACTGATGCTGTAGCTCCAAGCGCGAATAAAGAGAATAAAGAAGGATCTAATAACAGACCAAAAAAGCGTTTTAATCGCCATCGGAATAAAAACAAAGGTAATAACAACAATGCTGCACCGAAAGCAGAATAA
- a CDS encoding gliding motility lipoprotein GldH codes for MKLKSSPFLIGLLCIGIGYSCDQTFVINENKPIDNKAWLNTSPPSFQFHIGDNTKRYDVLMDVRHTPEYAFSNLFVLIYQRGPGKKQYTFRKEIKMARSDGKWIGKSSGSLYNNQSIIHKDYLFPDTGIYTISIEQNMKENPLKEITDVGLTIVPK; via the coding sequence ATGAAACTCAAAAGCTCTCCCTTCCTTATTGGTTTGTTATGTATTGGCATAGGGTATTCTTGTGACCAAACTTTTGTCATAAATGAAAATAAACCCATTGATAATAAAGCTTGGCTGAATACATCACCGCCTAGTTTTCAATTTCATATCGGCGACAATACCAAACGATATGATGTATTGATGGATGTCCGTCATACACCGGAATATGCTTTTTCCAATCTTTTTGTACTTATTTACCAACGAGGCCCAGGTAAAAAGCAATATACTTTTCGTAAAGAAATAAAAATGGCCCGATCGGATGGAAAATGGATAGGAAAATCCTCCGGTAGCTTGTATAACAATCAATCCATCATCCATAAAGATTACCTATTTCCGGATACAGGAATTTATACGATTTCCATCGAACAGAACATGAAAGAAAATCCGTTGAAAGAAATCACAGACGTAGGGTTAACCATTGTTCCAAAATGA
- the lpxK gene encoding tetraacyldisaccharide 4'-kinase produces the protein MIRLLRYLLFPFTIIYALVVWIRNRLYDLKLLPSRSFDIPTVVIGNLAVGGTGKSPMTEFVVSSLKGQFKTAILSRGYGRSTKGFFLLQTDSSATDVGDEPLQFKNKFPAVTVAVCEDRCTGIEKLQSTHQLIILDDAYQHRKLSPLFNILLFDFLSFSKPMLVFPTGNFRDLLMEAKRAQIIVITKCPIDLSTEEKKRIENKIRYYNKEALIVFSYIDYLEPINSKGNLIDIKGKDIILVTGIAKPQPLVDYLQNKANSIQHISFEDHHSFTESDINQIAKSYQNMASSNKIVLTTEKDFQRLKPFKQKFTAIDLAYLPIGLQFHDPIQQEIFHKWLYDAVAQSVNQP, from the coding sequence ATGATACGCTTATTACGATATCTATTATTTCCTTTTACCATCATCTACGCCCTTGTGGTGTGGATAAGAAATCGATTATATGATCTTAAGCTGCTTCCATCGCGGTCTTTTGACATTCCAACTGTAGTAATAGGAAATCTTGCCGTTGGTGGGACAGGAAAAAGCCCAATGACAGAATTTGTGGTATCCAGCCTTAAAGGTCAGTTTAAAACGGCAATACTCAGTCGAGGATATGGACGTAGCACCAAAGGTTTCTTTTTGCTACAGACGGATTCATCGGCCACGGACGTCGGTGACGAGCCCTTGCAGTTCAAAAATAAATTTCCGGCTGTTACTGTTGCAGTTTGTGAGGATCGTTGTACTGGAATTGAAAAACTTCAGTCAACTCACCAACTTATTATTCTGGATGACGCTTATCAACACCGAAAATTATCACCTCTTTTCAATATATTACTATTTGATTTTTTATCGTTTTCCAAACCTATGCTCGTATTTCCCACAGGAAACTTTAGGGATCTCCTAATGGAGGCCAAACGCGCACAGATCATAGTAATTACGAAATGTCCTATTGATCTTTCGACCGAAGAAAAAAAACGGATAGAAAACAAAATCAGGTATTATAACAAAGAAGCTTTAATTGTATTTAGCTATATCGACTATCTTGAACCCATCAATAGTAAAGGAAATCTAATCGATATCAAAGGCAAAGACATTATTTTGGTTACCGGTATTGCTAAACCTCAACCCTTAGTAGATTATCTCCAAAACAAAGCAAATTCAATCCAACACATTTCCTTTGAAGATCATCATTCTTTTACTGAATCGGATATCAATCAAATTGCAAAATCTTACCAGAATATGGCGAGCAGCAACAAGATCGTATTGACAACTGAAAAGGACTTTCAGCGACTAAAACCTTTTAAACAGAAATTTACGGCAATTGATTTGGCTTATCTGCCAATCGGTCTTCAATTTCACGATCCTATCCAACAGGAAATATTCCATAAATGGCTATATGATGCAGTGGCTCAAAGTGTTAATCAACCTTAA
- the dnaA gene encoding chromosomal replication initiator protein DnaA, translated as MEKTYSSVWNNCLSIIKDNIPAQSFKTWFEPVKAVRLEGDVLTIQVPSLFFYEWLEEHYVGILRKTVKKFLGEQGRLEYNIVVEKSSASHPYTTNLPSNGNGAEGKRQSIPVPVSLNRDIKNPFVIPGLKKLQVDPQLNQNYTFENFIEGECNRLARSAGYAVANKPGGTSFNPLMIYGDVGLGKTHLAQAIGNEIKRNLPDKLVIYVSCEKFCQQFVDSLKNNTINDFVNFYQAMDVIIMDDVHNFAGKEKTQDIFFHIFNHLHQSGKQIILTSDKAPKDLAGLEERLLSRFKWGLSADIQIPDLETRMAILKKKMYSDGIDLPENVVEYVATQIDNSVRELEGAMVSLLAQSTLNKKEIDLGLAKSMLKNFVKNTHKEISMDFIQKLVCEYFEVPVDMVKSKVRKREIVQARQISMYLAKAHTKSSLKSIGAFFGGRDHSTVIYACQTVEDLIETDKKFKTYVSDIMKKLKS; from the coding sequence ATGGAAAAAACGTATTCAAGTGTCTGGAATAATTGTCTTTCGATTATCAAAGATAATATACCAGCGCAAAGTTTCAAGACCTGGTTTGAACCTGTGAAAGCAGTCCGTTTGGAGGGTGACGTTTTGACTATTCAAGTGCCTAGCTTATTTTTTTATGAGTGGCTCGAAGAACACTATGTAGGAATTCTTCGTAAGACCGTAAAGAAATTTTTAGGAGAACAAGGTAGATTGGAATACAATATTGTAGTGGAGAAGTCTTCAGCTTCTCATCCCTATACGACTAATCTTCCATCGAATGGCAATGGAGCAGAAGGGAAAAGACAATCTATCCCTGTACCGGTATCTTTAAATAGAGATATCAAAAATCCATTTGTTATTCCTGGATTGAAAAAATTGCAGGTTGATCCGCAATTGAATCAAAACTACACATTCGAAAATTTTATCGAAGGTGAATGTAATCGTCTTGCTCGTTCAGCAGGTTATGCTGTAGCGAATAAGCCGGGTGGTACTTCATTCAACCCTTTGATGATTTATGGTGATGTTGGTTTGGGAAAGACACACCTTGCCCAAGCAATCGGAAATGAAATCAAGAGAAATCTTCCCGATAAACTGGTCATTTATGTGTCTTGTGAGAAATTCTGTCAGCAGTTTGTGGATTCATTGAAAAATAATACAATCAATGATTTCGTTAACTTTTATCAAGCAATGGATGTCATCATTATGGATGATGTACATAACTTTGCCGGTAAAGAAAAAACACAGGATATTTTCTTCCATATTTTTAATCATTTGCATCAATCTGGAAAGCAAATTATTTTGACTTCAGACAAAGCACCTAAGGATTTAGCTGGTTTGGAGGAACGTTTGCTTAGTCGTTTTAAATGGGGATTATCTGCAGATATTCAGATTCCTGATCTTGAGACGAGAATGGCAATTTTGAAGAAGAAGATGTATTCCGATGGTATTGATTTACCTGAAAATGTAGTGGAATACGTCGCAACACAGATCGATAACAGCGTTCGTGAATTGGAAGGAGCCATGGTTTCATTATTGGCTCAGTCTACTTTGAACAAAAAAGAGATCGATTTGGGCTTAGCAAAATCCATGTTGAAGAATTTTGTGAAGAATACCCATAAGGAAATTTCAATGGACTTTATTCAAAAATTAGTCTGTGAATATTTTGAAGTTCCTGTGGATATGGTTAAATCGAAAGTTAGAAAGCGTGAAATCGTGCAGGCCAGGCAAATTTCGATGTACTTAGCAAAAGCACATACCAAATCTTCACTAAAATCGATTGGAGCATTCTTCGGAGGAAGAGACCACTCGACAGTCATTTATGCCTGTCAAACCGTAGAGGATTTAATTGAAACTGACAAGAAATTTAAAACTTATGTAAGTGACATTATGAAAAAATTAAAATCTTAA